CTCTGCGTCCACTGCGGCAGAACACCACCCCTCTGGCCGCTGAAAGCTGATCGCTGAAGGCTGACCGCTTCTCAAAAACTAGCTGCGTCCCTGTTTCGACACTCGTCAATGCAGCATAATACTTCTTTAATATCCTTATGACTCCTACAAAATAGGTGACTGTCCCTAATATCCTTTCCTTGAATATCAGGGAATCTCCGGACTGCGGTACATCTTGTGCACCGTTCGGGAGTATCGGATCGGCTGTGGCGACGATGCCGGCTGTAGCTCGGGGCCGGGCAGGTCTTCGGTCTCCGACCCGAGCAGGTAGTCATAGGCCTTCTGCAGGGCTGCGATCGCCTTGGGCAGGTCATTGACGCTCAGGCTGTTGGTTCCCTGCCACTGGCCGGCCTTGTCCTTGTAGCGAACTTCGATGATCACTTTCGGCAGGCTGACGGCCTGGCCGCCGCGATCGATCGTGTTCACGAATATGGATGCTCGTACCGCTCCCATCTTGAATACTTTTTCTGGTTTAGACATGTTCCGCTTTTGCCTCCTATCGATTGGATGTACCAAATCGTAACGATCGGTAAGACGATGCAGTTAATAAACCTTTCTGCCGTGGCCCGTGGCCTTCGGCGACAGCCGAGGCAGGAGGGCCTGCGGGCGGTACCTGGGGTGTGTGTTGTGGATGGCGGGCCGCCGAGCGCGGATGAGAACAACAAAGAGTGATCGCCGGCGTCGATCGGGAGACAGTGCCTGTGGAGTGGCAAGATTCCGGCCGGCAGAACCGTGCATCTGGTGAGAACGGTGGGCCTTGTGGGCGGCGCGATCGTCCGGGCAGAGCCCCGGCTGGAATTGCCGGTCCTTGCTTCGGGCGGTTCTTGCGGAAAAGGCTGTTTCCGGGCGGAAACAGGCCTCCTCGTTTCGGTCTCGCAGAGACGTTGATCCGTGGAATCAACCACCGAGATCTGCGTCCTGTGGACCAGAGGTCTTGAACGCGAAGGGTATGAGCCTGAGTGCTTGGCGGCCCATCCCCTCGAGGTTGGATCTGCTGATGTCACTGCCAAGTGACTGCGGTATTTAAATGTTTCGGTGCCGCGGTCAGTTCGCACAGTTCGACGTTGCTCACTGCGAGCAATTTGGATCCGCCGCAATGTCCTCCCCGCTGAAACATCGCTGGAAGATTGCGAAGTCGGCTTGGTCGACGTCATTATCCGCGTCGAAATCGCTTGCTTCACAATCCAAGGCAAGGGGAATCCCCGGCCCGGAGGCGCAGCCCTCGAATGCCTCAAAGTCGGCCGTGTCCACATCACCGTCGCGGTCGAAATCGCCGGTCACCGGTGCCGGGCACCCGGTTTCATCGACGGCCAAGCCCGCAATCGTGTTCGGGCAGAGGTCCTGCTGTACGCACACGCCGTCGCGGTCCTCGTCCAGACAGGGATTGAAGTCAGCGACCACCTGATATAAGCCTTCATTCATGGCGCTGTCCTGAGCGCTAATCGTGATCTGGTTCTGGCCCGGCTGCAACGGAACGACAACCGACCAGTTGCCGTCGGCAAAGGTGCAGGTTCCGCTGCTTGTTTGACCGTTGACCTGGCAGGTCCATTCGACCAGCACGGCCTCCCCAGTGACTGTGCCTGATAACTGGGCCTCGGCCGTCGAGGTATCGTAATCCGGCACGATCTCCAGTGAACCAGCCGTTAGCACCGGCGCGGACACATCCTGCACCCACCCCACCAATCCTCACCGCTCAGGTCGCCGCCGACGTAGTTGTACACTCGAGTGCCAAACATCAGTTGACCGCTGTCTTCCGCCAGTTGTCTCAGGCCGGCATTCGCCGTTTCCGGAGCTTCGAGGCTGACGCTGATGGTTCCCGACCATCCGGCCGGTACCAGTCTGGCATAGTACCCAGCGTAATCGGTGACCACGGTACCCAGCCCGCTGAACGACACCTCCATGTCCGGAATACCTGTTGCTGTGTCTGTAGCGCCTTTGCTCGTGCCCCCTTCGCCTGTGGCCACCCGTCCCGCCATAACCACAGATTCGGGGATTTTGTGGACGTATGCCTGCGGAACTGGTGAGTAGCTGCCGCCCAACTGGTGCAAATTGTCATTGAGCGATGCAAGAGGCATAATCTGACCCGTTGTCGGATTGCCGAGATAGAGATCGTAGTGACCATTACCCCCTCTCGTCGACGAGAAGCCAATCCATGAAGAATCCACTACGAAAGGATCGGATTCGTCATATGTGTCGGTATTGAGCCGCCACAGTGTCTCCAATGACGGCGGCGAGATTGTGTAGAGATGAAGGTCATCATCAGGGTTAGGCAATTCTTGGCAGTCACAGTCCGGTGCAGAGGACACAAACTTGTCCCAACTCGCAAACAGAATTCGATTGCTGTCCCAGAAAACCGGGTAGTAATCATTGAGGCAATCCCCCAACTGTCGAACGGCGCAGTCGGTGTCCGTACCAAACAGACAACTCTCATCGGTCCCGTCCTTTAACGCCCAGTAGATGTCTCCAAAGGGACAGCCCCCTTTCCAGTACACAATTCGGCTTCCGTTGGTCGGTTCATAGTTTGGCCCGGAGCGTTCGTCCTCAAACTGATTGGTCAGTTCGCGAGCATTCCGACCGTCCCGAGTCATGGTCCAGATGCGATCGTTACCTTTGAAGATGATCCTGGCACCATCCGGAGAGAACCTGGGGTCTTCCGCCATGACCGCCGCTTCGCCGGGTTCTCTGAGCGGGAACGGAGTCGAGACAGTCTTCTTGACACAGTCGTAAACATACACCCTCAGACTGGAACGTACGAGAGGTTCACCGCTCGGAATAGCCATGAAGGTAATCAGCCGACCATCCGGTGAGAAGCTTGGATTCATTGCATTCGAGAGCGACATTCCCGCTGTAACATTCGTGGGTTGCAGAGAGGTCCCCAGATCATACAGGTGCATGGCACCGTTGTTCCCTGACGGCGGATGAAGGTAGCCACTGTATGAATGGTACGCGATCCGTCCGTTGTTGAACGGCCGGTTGTCGATCGTGAACGCCGCCGACTGCGCGCAGGTCTGGAGGGCCCAGGCGGGCGCGGGGAGTAGACAGAAGACAGGAGACAGGAGACAGAAGGCCAGCAGGACCCTTCGGAAACCACGGCTCGGCTTTGCACTATTCACGCTACGCATCGCTGCGACCTCCGACAAGAACGAATAAGGACACAGGAGTCAGGAGTCAGAAGACAGAATCGAACGGGCATAAGCATCAAGCATGCGCCCGACCTCGTCCAGTGCTCCATATAGCGACTCCGTGTCACCATAACCCAAGTCGGTTGCAAGGATCAGGTAGTAGCGCGATTCCTCCAGCGATCCTTGCGCCGTATTCATGAATCGGGCCTTGTCCGCAAGCCCTTTCTTCTTGAACCCCTCGGCAATATTGGCCGGGATCGAAACCGCCGCCCGACGCAACTGCGAGGTCAATCCGTACAGTTCGTGCTTCGGAAACCGCTCGGTCAGGCGGTAGACCTCCAGCACAAACCGGTGAGCCTTCTGCCAGACGACCAGATCCTGGAACGTCCGCGCCGGCCTCCTGATTTTGTCTTCCGTCTCCTCCATTCTGCCTTCTGTCTCCTGTCTTCTGTTTGCTGTCTTCTGTCTCACGGAGTCCCCGCCGCACAACGGAACCCGTCGCTGTAGTAGCGGCTGTGCGGCCAGTAGTCGAAGCGATACGCCACCCGGCAGACGCTGGGACTGGAGAACCAACCGCCGCCGCGAAGAACACGGTACGAGCCACTCGTTGGCCCGCGAGGGTTGTTGTACGGACTGCTGCTGTAGTACGTGCTTGAGTACCAGTCATTGCACCACTCCCAGACATTACCCGCCATGTCGTACAGGCCGTAACCATTGGCCCCGTTCGTTGTCTGATAGCTCGTCGCCGTCCCGGGCCAGTTAAAGTCCGCCTTGTACCGCAGCGATCCGTCGAAGAAGCCCACCGGGCTGGTATATGGGGAAGGTGAGACACCCCACACCGGGTGAAACCCTCGCGTCGCACTGGTGTCGTACGTGTAGGTGGAGCTGTAGTAGTTCGCCCGGGCGTGCTGGATGTAGTCGGAATCCGACCATGGGAACCGACGACCGGCCGCCCCGCCCCGGGCAGCCTTCTCCCACTCGGCCTCCGTGGGTAGTCGATATCCGCTGTTCCAGTAGCAGTTCCAGGTGGACAGGTCGTAGCACAGCGGCTTGCCCTGCATGGCGCTTCGCCAGTTGGCGTAGGCCACCGCCCCGTACCAGGAGACCACGACCATCGGGTGGTTCTCCTTACCGGAGGTCACGCCGAAGGTCGTACCGTTCCAAGTGATCCGGCTGTACTCGCCGTAATTCGGAGATCCTGCGGGT
This portion of the Phycisphaerae bacterium genome encodes:
- a CDS encoding four helix bundle protein, whose protein sequence is MEETEDKIRRPARTFQDLVVWQKAHRFVLEVYRLTERFPKHELYGLTSQLRRAAVSIPANIAEGFKKKGLADKARFMNTAQGSLEESRYYLILATDLGYGDTESLYGALDEVGRMLDAYARSILSSDS
- a CDS encoding SUMF1/EgtB/PvdO family nonheme iron enzyme, which gives rise to MIRKTISVVVGCFAWVGLPAVLSANSAPVVSNVTAGQRTDGSKKVDIRYNLADADGDACAVTVQVSNDNGATWTVPASTFDGGSAVGAGVTPGTSKLIVWDCKVDLPGAFGSQYKVRVCADDRPVGGMVLIPAGEFLMGNSFTGEGYSDELPRHAVYVSAFYMDRYEVTNAQYAAALNWAKAQGNLITVTSGVVYKYNTGTSYPYCSTTSAPAGSPNYGEYSRITWNGTTFGVTSGKENHPMVVVSWYGAVAYANWRSAMQGKPLCYDLSTWNCYWNSGYRLPTEAEWEKAARGGAAGRRFPWSDSDYIQHARANYYSSTYTYDTSATRGFHPVWGVSPSPYTSPVGFFDGSLRYKADFNWPGTATSYQTTNGANGYGLYDMAGNVWEWCNDWYSSTYYSSSPYNNPRGPTSGSYRVLRGGGWFSSPSVCRVAYRFDYWPHSRYYSDGFRCAAGTP